A region of Nocardioides sp. JS614 DNA encodes the following proteins:
- a CDS encoding TlpA family protein disulfide reductase, with translation MRRLLPAVLAAAVLVLGACGSADLPKPPGQAKVDVDTPELRAIRADAGIEPCRQAAGAAVDGGLPDVTLPCLGGGPDVDLAGLRGPVVVNLWASWCGPCRKELPIYQQFHERYGDRVGVVGIDYNDVQPKAALELARDTGVTYPLLADPGSTLEGTESFPTIPGLPWVVLVDADGKVVHKQAIEITSVDQLVGLVDEHLGTDL, from the coding sequence ATGAGGCGACTCCTCCCGGCCGTGCTCGCCGCGGCCGTGCTGGTGCTGGGCGCGTGCGGCTCCGCGGACCTGCCGAAACCACCCGGCCAGGCCAAGGTCGACGTCGACACCCCCGAGCTGCGCGCGATCCGCGCGGACGCCGGCATCGAGCCGTGCCGGCAGGCCGCGGGCGCGGCGGTCGACGGCGGCCTGCCCGACGTGACGCTGCCCTGCCTCGGCGGCGGTCCCGACGTCGACCTGGCCGGGCTCCGTGGTCCGGTCGTGGTGAACCTGTGGGCCTCGTGGTGCGGCCCGTGCCGCAAGGAGCTGCCGATCTACCAGCAGTTCCACGAGCGGTACGGCGACCGGGTCGGCGTCGTCGGCATCGACTACAACGACGTCCAGCCGAAGGCCGCGCTCGAGCTCGCCCGCGACACCGGCGTCACCTACCCGCTGCTCGCCGACCCCGGATCCACCCTCGAGGGCACCGAGTCGTTCCCGACCATCCCCGGCCTGCCCTGGGTCGTCCTGGTCGACGCCGACGGCAAGGTCGTGCACAAGCAGGCGATCGAGATCACCAGCGTCGACCAGCTCGTCGGCCTGGTCGACGAGCACCTCGGGACCGACCTGTGA
- a CDS encoding NUDIX hydrolase yields MIPDWLVPVRDGAAAISADQLTRFTPPAGGDARRGAVLMLFGAGEQGGELLLTERAHDMRSHPGQVSFPGGALDPGETPVEAALREAEEEVGVDPASVEVFGRLPELWLPPSNFAVTPVLGWWREPGDVSIVSQAEVHAIHHVPISELLDPEHRITVRHPRGGYQSPGFLIGPDHDVVLWGFTGGIIARLFDFLGWTRPWDESRLRDLPSYMLQADPRRGRLLDIEDDQDDDQDEEEDG; encoded by the coding sequence GTGATCCCCGACTGGCTGGTGCCGGTCCGCGACGGCGCGGCCGCCATCTCGGCCGACCAGCTCACCAGGTTCACCCCTCCGGCGGGTGGAGACGCCCGGCGTGGAGCGGTGCTGATGCTGTTCGGCGCGGGCGAGCAGGGCGGCGAGCTGCTGCTCACCGAGCGGGCCCACGACATGCGCTCCCACCCCGGTCAGGTCTCCTTCCCGGGTGGCGCGCTCGACCCGGGCGAGACCCCCGTCGAGGCCGCGCTCCGCGAGGCCGAGGAGGAGGTCGGGGTGGACCCGGCCTCGGTCGAGGTGTTCGGCCGGCTGCCCGAGCTGTGGCTACCGCCGAGCAACTTCGCGGTCACCCCGGTTCTCGGCTGGTGGCGCGAGCCCGGCGACGTGAGCATCGTCAGCCAGGCCGAGGTGCACGCGATCCACCACGTCCCGATCAGCGAGCTGCTCGACCCCGAGCACCGGATCACCGTCCGCCACCCCCGGGGCGGCTACCAGAGCCCGGGCTTCCTGATCGGCCCCGACCACGACGTCGTCCTCTGGGGCTTCACGGGCGGGATCATCGCCCGCCTCTTCGACTTCCTCGGCTGGACCCGGCCGTGGGACGAGTCGCGCCTGCGCGACCTGCCGTCGTACATGCTGCAGGCTGACCCACGACGCGGTCGGCTCCTCGACATCGAGGACGACCAGGACGACGACCAGGACGAGGAGGAGGACGGGTGA
- the nth gene encoding endonuclease III yields the protein MPRRTLGPVPAVPESRTGLVRRARKIDRLLAETYPDARCELDFDNPFELLVVTVLSAQTTDKRVNAVRPTLFAAYPDARTMAGADRATLEGIVGPLGFFRAKTESLLKLSAALVERHGGEVPPRLDDLVQLPGVGRKTANVVLGNAFGIPGITVDTHFGRLSRRFAWTEETDPVKVEHAVGALFEKRDWTMLSHHLIWHGRRICHARNPACGACPVARWCPAYGEGPTDPAAAAKLVKTEGRA from the coding sequence GTGCCTCGCCGTACCCTTGGGCCCGTGCCCGCAGTCCCCGAGTCCCGCACCGGTCTGGTCCGGCGCGCCCGCAAGATCGACCGGCTGCTCGCGGAGACCTACCCCGATGCCAGGTGCGAGCTGGACTTCGACAACCCCTTCGAGCTGCTCGTCGTCACCGTGCTGTCGGCGCAGACCACCGACAAGCGGGTCAACGCGGTGCGGCCCACCCTGTTCGCGGCCTACCCCGACGCGAGGACGATGGCCGGCGCGGACCGCGCGACGCTCGAGGGCATCGTGGGGCCGTTGGGCTTCTTCCGTGCCAAGACCGAGTCGCTGCTCAAGCTGAGCGCCGCGCTGGTCGAGCGCCACGGCGGCGAGGTGCCGCCCCGGCTCGACGACCTGGTGCAACTGCCCGGCGTCGGGCGCAAGACCGCGAACGTCGTGCTCGGCAACGCCTTCGGCATCCCCGGCATCACCGTCGACACCCACTTCGGTCGGCTGTCCCGCCGGTTCGCCTGGACGGAGGAGACCGACCCGGTCAAGGTCGAGCACGCCGTCGGCGCCCTGTTCGAGAAGCGCGACTGGACGATGCTCAGCCACCACCTGATCTGGCACGGTCGGCGGATCTGCCACGCCCGCAACCCCGCCTGTGGGGCGTGCCCGGTCGCGCGCTGGTGCCCGGCGTACGGCGAGGGGCCGACCGACCCGGCCGCCGCGGCGAAGCTGGTGAAGACCGAGGGCAGGGCATGA
- a CDS encoding phage holin family protein — protein sequence MASNQVQAAPPDEGDPTIGRLVHDASRDISTLIQKEIQLAKSELKVSVQAGGIGIGLFAAAGFIAVLAVIMLSVAIAYFINWNGDGLALHWAFLIVFGFYLLLAGLMVFVGIRKVKQVRAPERAIEQGREIPKALKGRS from the coding sequence ATGGCGAGCAACCAGGTCCAGGCTGCACCTCCGGATGAGGGCGATCCGACCATCGGTCGTCTGGTCCACGACGCCAGCCGGGACATCTCCACGCTGATCCAGAAGGAGATCCAGCTGGCCAAGTCCGAGCTGAAGGTCAGCGTGCAGGCCGGCGGCATCGGGATCGGCCTCTTCGCGGCTGCCGGCTTCATCGCGGTCCTCGCGGTCATCATGCTGTCGGTCGCCATCGCGTACTTCATCAACTGGAACGGCGACGGCCTCGCCCTGCACTGGGCGTTCCTCATCGTCTTCGGCTTCTACCTGCTGCTCGCGGGCCTGATGGTGTTCGTCGGCATCCGCAAGGTCAAGCAGGTCCGCGCCCCGGAGCGGGCGATCGAGCAGGGCCGCGAGATCCCCAAGGCGCTCAAGGGTCGCAGCTGA
- a CDS encoding MFS transporter produces the protein MALTSLHTDAAEASPIRRRTGRWIDDWRPEDPDFWANGGQQVARRNLVWSVFAEHLGFSVWLIWSVSSAFLLAQGFTFTPQQLFLLVAIPNLVGSLLRVPYTLAVPRFGGRNWTMVSAGLLLVPTLGFAYAVTDPSTPYWVFCLIAASAGFGGGNFASSMANINFFYPTAKKGAALGLNAAGGNLGVSLIQFFLPLIVGGAAIFGLAKASPGGIHLERAAWVYAGLAIVATAAAYFFMDNLGTARSSAREQLGVLKHKQTWVMSFLYIGTFGSFIGYSAAMPLLIKLNFWVPEPAPLGTGIYFAYFAFLGALVGSITRPLGGWLADRYGGARVTLGAFTGIILSTLGVLWTLLQLTPNPAADPAIAADNKSWFPYFLGFFLLVFAATGIGNGSTYKMIPAIFRTEAERATAVGTEERTAALLAATKRASAAIGIIGAVGAIGGFLIPITFSSPWVSDPMEATKTAFVIFTVFYLACAATTWVVYLRRPAEHKAHLSYAGAGI, from the coding sequence ATGGCCCTCACTTCCTTGCACACCGACGCCGCCGAGGCGTCCCCCATCCGCCGCCGGACCGGCCGCTGGATCGACGACTGGCGCCCGGAGGACCCGGACTTCTGGGCGAACGGCGGCCAGCAGGTCGCCCGTCGCAACCTGGTCTGGTCGGTCTTCGCCGAGCACCTCGGATTCTCCGTGTGGCTGATCTGGAGCGTCAGCTCGGCGTTCCTGCTCGCCCAGGGCTTCACGTTCACCCCGCAGCAGCTGTTCCTCCTCGTCGCGATTCCCAACCTGGTCGGCTCGCTGCTGCGCGTCCCCTACACCCTCGCCGTGCCGCGGTTCGGCGGCCGCAACTGGACCATGGTGAGCGCCGGCCTGCTGCTGGTCCCGACGCTCGGCTTCGCCTACGCGGTGACCGATCCGAGCACGCCGTACTGGGTCTTCTGCCTGATCGCGGCGTCCGCCGGCTTCGGCGGCGGGAACTTCGCGAGCTCGATGGCGAACATCAACTTCTTCTACCCGACCGCCAAGAAGGGGGCCGCCCTCGGCCTCAACGCCGCCGGCGGGAACCTCGGCGTCTCGCTGATCCAGTTCTTCCTGCCGCTGATCGTCGGTGGCGCGGCGATCTTCGGCCTGGCCAAGGCCAGCCCCGGCGGCATCCACCTCGAGCGGGCCGCCTGGGTGTACGCCGGTCTCGCGATCGTGGCCACGGCGGCGGCCTACTTCTTCATGGACAACCTCGGGACCGCCAGGTCCTCGGCCAGGGAGCAGCTCGGCGTCCTCAAACACAAGCAGACCTGGGTGATGTCGTTCCTCTACATCGGCACGTTCGGCTCGTTCATCGGCTACTCCGCCGCGATGCCGCTGCTGATCAAGCTCAACTTCTGGGTGCCCGAGCCGGCCCCGCTCGGCACCGGCATCTACTTCGCCTACTTCGCCTTCCTCGGCGCGCTGGTCGGCTCGATCACCCGCCCGCTCGGTGGCTGGCTGGCCGACAGGTACGGCGGCGCCAGGGTCACCCTCGGCGCCTTCACCGGGATCATCCTCAGCACCCTCGGCGTGCTGTGGACGCTGCTGCAGCTGACCCCGAACCCTGCCGCGGACCCGGCGATCGCCGCCGACAACAAGTCCTGGTTCCCGTACTTCCTCGGGTTCTTCCTGCTCGTCTTCGCTGCCACCGGCATCGGCAACGGCTCGACGTACAAGATGATCCCCGCGATCTTCCGGACCGAGGCCGAGCGGGCGACCGCCGTGGGCACCGAGGAGCGCACCGCCGCGCTCCTCGCCGCCACCAAGCGGGCCTCGGCCGCGATCGGCATCATCGGCGCGGTCGGCGCCATCGGCGGGTTTCTGATCCCGATCACGTTCAGCTCGCCGTGGGTGAGCGACCCGATGGAGGCCACCAAGACCGCGTTCGTCATCTTCACGGTCTTCTACCTGGCCTGCGCGGCCACCACCTGGGTGGTCTACCTGCGCAGGCCCGCCGAGCACAAGGCGCACCTCAGCTACGCCGGCGCCGGGATCTGA
- a CDS encoding MarP family serine protease, with protein MNLLDWLLVVLVLAYALSGYWQGFITGAFATGGLLLGGLFGVWLAPVALGDANPSLMVSLGALFIVILSASLGQAVLQFAGARIRERITWQPARALDAVGGAMLSAVAVLVVAWALGVAISGSRIGGVTPLVRGSTVLSHVDEVMPASADGALQAFNDVVGTSFFPRYLEPFAPERIVEVGPGPKRLLNDPDVERAGSSVLKIRGTNECGRGVEGSGFLYAGNRLMTNAHVVAGIDDPEVIVGDESVPADVVYYNPDIDVAVLSFDSGDLPALRFDRDAGAPDGVAILGYPQDGPYHVEPARIRSEQRLRSPNIYGDGAVIREVYSLRGRILPGNSGGPIVSSAGDVVGVVFAASVTDHETGYALTAGQVSAAAAAGLTSSSQVSTGGCAG; from the coding sequence GTGAACCTGCTCGACTGGCTCCTGGTCGTGCTCGTGCTCGCCTACGCGCTCTCCGGCTACTGGCAGGGCTTCATCACCGGTGCCTTCGCGACCGGGGGGCTGCTGCTCGGCGGACTGTTCGGCGTGTGGCTGGCCCCGGTCGCACTGGGTGACGCCAACCCCTCCCTGATGGTCTCCCTGGGCGCGCTGTTCATCGTGATCCTGTCCGCGTCGCTGGGGCAGGCCGTGCTCCAGTTCGCCGGCGCCCGGATCCGCGAGCGGATCACCTGGCAGCCGGCCCGCGCCCTCGACGCGGTCGGCGGCGCCATGCTCAGCGCCGTGGCGGTCCTCGTGGTCGCCTGGGCGCTCGGCGTCGCGATCTCGGGGTCTCGGATCGGCGGCGTCACCCCGCTGGTGCGGGGCTCGACCGTGCTCTCCCACGTCGACGAGGTGATGCCCGCCAGCGCCGACGGCGCGCTGCAGGCGTTCAACGACGTCGTCGGCACCAGCTTCTTTCCCCGCTACCTCGAGCCGTTCGCGCCCGAGCGGATCGTCGAGGTCGGACCCGGCCCCAAGCGGCTGCTCAACGACCCCGACGTCGAGCGCGCCGGGTCGAGCGTCCTCAAGATCCGCGGCACCAACGAGTGTGGCCGGGGTGTCGAGGGGTCCGGGTTCCTGTACGCCGGCAACCGGCTGATGACCAACGCCCACGTCGTCGCCGGGATCGACGACCCCGAGGTCATCGTCGGCGACGAGTCGGTCCCGGCGGACGTCGTCTACTACAACCCCGACATCGACGTGGCGGTGCTCTCCTTCGACAGCGGGGACCTGCCGGCTCTGCGCTTCGACCGCGACGCCGGCGCGCCCGACGGTGTCGCGATCCTGGGCTACCCGCAGGACGGGCCCTACCACGTGGAGCCCGCCCGGATCCGCTCCGAGCAGCGGCTCCGCTCACCCAACATCTACGGCGACGGCGCGGTGATCCGTGAGGTCTACTCCCTGCGCGGGCGGATCCTGCCGGGCAACTCCGGCGGGCCGATCGTGTCCTCGGCCGGCGACGTCGTCGGCGTGGTGTTCGCCGCCTCGGTCACCGACCACGAAACCGGCTACGCGCTGACCGCCGGACAGGTCTCCGCCGCCGCGGCCGCCGGCCTGACCAGCTCGAGCCAGGTGTCGACCGGCGGTTGTGCTGGGTGA
- the nhaA gene encoding Na+/H+ antiporter NhaA: MTGRRPTRPRLFSRGSFLESSRVADILRAETTGGLLLIAAATVAIVWANTPWSASYADLRDLRVGPQAWHLDLTLGAWAADGLLAIFFFVAGLELKREFVAGDLRDPRRAALPVVAAMGGMAVPALVYVLWNLGGDGALQGWAIPTATDIAFAVAILAVISTHLPTGLRTFLLTLAVVDDLLAITIIALFYTDELHLGYLAAAAVPLLVFALLVQRRIHRGWLLIPLAATAWVLVHESGVHATVAGVLLGFAVPVLRSDGQEGPGLAEHLEHLVRPLSAGLAVPVFAFFAAGVTVGGFDGLVDALSDPVALGVVTGLVVGKTVGIAGSTWLLATFTRADLDDQLSWVDVVGLAMLAGIGFTVSLLIGELAFGSGTPRDDHVKVGVLVGSLAATALATGVLRMRNRAYRRLVEIEEQDADADGVPDVYQRDADEG; the protein is encoded by the coding sequence GTGACCGGCCGCCGCCCGACCCGCCCCCGCCTGTTCTCGCGAGGGTCGTTCCTCGAGAGCTCCCGGGTCGCCGACATCCTCCGCGCGGAGACCACCGGCGGCCTGCTGCTGATCGCCGCCGCCACGGTGGCGATCGTGTGGGCGAACACCCCCTGGTCGGCGTCGTACGCCGACCTCCGCGACCTGCGGGTCGGTCCGCAGGCGTGGCACCTCGACCTCACCCTGGGCGCCTGGGCGGCCGACGGCCTGCTGGCGATCTTCTTCTTCGTGGCCGGCCTGGAGCTCAAGCGGGAGTTCGTGGCCGGCGACCTCCGGGACCCGCGCCGGGCGGCGCTGCCCGTGGTCGCCGCCATGGGCGGGATGGCGGTGCCCGCGCTCGTCTACGTGCTGTGGAACCTCGGCGGGGACGGGGCGCTGCAGGGCTGGGCGATCCCCACGGCGACCGACATCGCGTTCGCCGTCGCCATCCTCGCGGTGATCAGCACCCACCTGCCCACGGGCCTGCGGACGTTCCTGCTGACCCTGGCGGTCGTCGACGACCTGTTGGCCATCACGATCATCGCGCTCTTCTACACCGACGAGCTGCACCTGGGCTACCTCGCGGCCGCCGCCGTCCCCCTCCTGGTCTTCGCGCTGCTGGTGCAGCGACGGATCCACCGCGGCTGGCTGCTGATCCCCCTGGCCGCCACCGCCTGGGTCCTGGTGCACGAGTCGGGCGTGCACGCGACCGTCGCCGGGGTGCTGCTCGGCTTCGCCGTCCCGGTGCTGCGCTCGGACGGCCAGGAGGGGCCCGGGCTCGCCGAGCACCTCGAGCACCTGGTCCGGCCGCTCTCGGCCGGCCTCGCCGTACCCGTGTTCGCGTTCTTCGCCGCCGGGGTCACCGTCGGGGGGTTCGACGGGCTCGTGGACGCGCTCTCCGACCCGGTCGCGCTCGGCGTCGTCACCGGCCTGGTCGTCGGCAAGACCGTCGGGATCGCCGGCTCCACGTGGTTGCTCGCGACCTTCACCCGCGCCGACCTCGACGACCAGCTGAGCTGGGTCGACGTGGTCGGCCTGGCGATGCTCGCCGGCATCGGCTTCACCGTCTCGCTGCTGATCGGCGAGCTCGCGTTCGGCAGCGGCACCCCCCGGGACGATCACGTGAAGGTGGGCGTGCTCGTCGGCTCGCTGGCCGCCACGGCCCTCGCGACAGGGGTGCTGCGGATGCGCAACCGCGCCTACCGGCGGCTGGTCGAGATCGAGGAGCAGGACGCCGACGCGGACGGGGTCCCCGACGTCTACCAGCGCGACGCCGACGAGGGGTGA
- a CDS encoding DUF485 domain-containing protein produces MSDLDQTAGQAHRHDPVYDELHASPEFNRLRSLYRGFAFPATIAFLAWYLLYVVMSNWATGFMDTKLSGNINLALVFGLLQFLTTFAIAWLYARYMNRNVDPIARALEKKYNDRPGGGAR; encoded by the coding sequence GTGTCCGACCTCGATCAGACCGCCGGCCAAGCGCATCGGCACGATCCTGTCTACGACGAGCTGCACGCGTCGCCGGAGTTCAACCGGCTGCGGTCGCTCTATCGCGGCTTCGCGTTCCCGGCGACCATCGCCTTCCTCGCCTGGTACCTGCTCTACGTCGTCATGAGCAACTGGGCCACGGGCTTCATGGACACCAAGCTCAGCGGCAACATCAACCTGGCCCTGGTGTTCGGGCTGCTGCAGTTCCTGACCACGTTCGCGATCGCCTGGCTCTACGCGCGCTACATGAACCGCAACGTCGACCCGATCGCGCGGGCCCTCGAGAAGAAGTACAACGACCGGCCCGGCGGAGGTGCCCGATGA
- the acs gene encoding acetate--CoA ligase, whose protein sequence is MSDETLSNLLKEERRFEPPAEIAAKANLQADAYDRAAADPQAFWAEQAERLDWDQRWDRVLDWDDPPFAKWFVGGRLNAAYNCVDRHVAAGRGDKVALHWVGEPLDDTRDITYAELQDEVCRAANALTDLGVRTGDRVAIYLPMIPEAVVAMLACARIGAPHTVVFGGFSADALASRLEDCQAKVVVTSDGGYRRGSASALKPAVDEARAKTAARGHTVEKVLVVRRTGQDVAWDDAVDLWWHDAVGGASSEHTPEFFDAEHPLYVMYTSGTTGKPKGILHTTGGYLVGSAYTHWAVFDLKPDTDVYWCSADIGWVTGHSYLVYGPLANGATQVMYEGTPDSPERGRWWKIIQDYQVSIFYTAPTAIRSFMKQGREIPDGFDMSSLRILGSVGEPINPEAYIWYRHVIGDDRTPVVDTWWQTETGAIMISPLPGVTAGKPGSAMTPIPGVSAEVVNDEGDPVPNGSGGYLVLTAPWPAMLRTIWGDDQRYRDTYWSRFAKQGYYFAGDGAKKDDDGDIWVLGRVDDVMNVSGHRLSTTEIESALVSHPKVAEAAVVGAKDEDTGQAVCAFVILRESASDPGASDGGDDIVAELRQHVRKEIGPIATPRQIMIVPELPKTRSGKIMRRLLRDVAEHREVGDVTTLADSSVMDLIAQGLGSGKSEE, encoded by the coding sequence GTGAGCGACGAGACCCTGTCCAACCTCCTCAAGGAGGAGCGCCGTTTCGAGCCGCCGGCGGAGATCGCCGCGAAGGCGAACCTCCAGGCGGACGCCTACGACCGCGCCGCGGCCGACCCGCAGGCGTTCTGGGCCGAGCAGGCCGAGCGCCTGGACTGGGACCAGCGGTGGGACCGGGTGCTGGACTGGGACGACCCGCCGTTCGCCAAGTGGTTCGTGGGCGGGCGGCTCAACGCGGCGTACAACTGCGTCGACCGGCACGTCGCGGCGGGCCGCGGCGACAAGGTCGCGCTGCACTGGGTCGGGGAGCCCCTCGACGACACGCGTGACATCACCTACGCCGAGCTGCAGGACGAGGTCTGCCGGGCGGCGAACGCGCTGACCGACCTGGGCGTCCGCACCGGCGACCGGGTCGCGATCTACCTGCCGATGATCCCCGAGGCCGTGGTCGCGATGCTCGCCTGTGCCCGGATCGGCGCCCCGCACACCGTGGTCTTCGGCGGGTTCTCGGCCGACGCGCTGGCCTCGCGGCTCGAGGACTGCCAGGCCAAGGTCGTGGTCACCTCCGACGGCGGCTACCGCCGCGGCTCGGCCTCCGCCCTCAAGCCGGCCGTCGATGAGGCCCGCGCGAAGACCGCGGCCCGCGGGCACACGGTCGAGAAGGTGCTCGTCGTACGCCGCACCGGCCAGGACGTCGCCTGGGACGATGCCGTCGACCTGTGGTGGCACGACGCGGTCGGCGGCGCCTCGAGCGAGCACACGCCGGAGTTCTTCGACGCCGAGCACCCGCTCTACGTCATGTACACCTCGGGCACCACCGGCAAGCCGAAGGGCATCCTGCACACGACCGGCGGCTACCTGGTCGGCTCGGCGTACACCCACTGGGCGGTCTTCGACCTCAAGCCCGACACCGACGTCTACTGGTGCTCGGCCGACATCGGCTGGGTCACCGGCCACTCCTACCTCGTCTACGGGCCGCTGGCCAACGGCGCCACCCAGGTGATGTACGAGGGCACACCGGACAGCCCGGAGCGCGGCCGCTGGTGGAAGATCATCCAGGACTACCAGGTCAGCATCTTCTACACCGCGCCCACCGCGATCCGCTCGTTCATGAAGCAGGGCCGCGAGATCCCCGACGGCTTCGACATGTCGTCCCTGCGGATCCTCGGGTCCGTCGGCGAGCCGATCAACCCCGAGGCGTACATCTGGTACCGCCACGTGATCGGCGACGACCGCACCCCGGTGGTCGACACCTGGTGGCAGACCGAGACCGGCGCCATCATGATCAGCCCGCTGCCCGGCGTCACCGCCGGCAAGCCCGGCTCCGCGATGACGCCGATCCCGGGCGTCTCGGCGGAGGTCGTCAACGACGAGGGCGACCCGGTCCCCAACGGCTCGGGCGGCTACCTGGTGCTCACCGCGCCCTGGCCGGCCATGCTGCGCACGATCTGGGGCGACGACCAGCGCTACCGGGACACCTACTGGTCCCGCTTCGCCAAGCAGGGCTACTACTTCGCCGGCGACGGGGCCAAGAAGGACGACGACGGCGACATCTGGGTCCTCGGCCGGGTCGACGACGTCATGAACGTCTCGGGGCACCGCCTCTCCACCACCGAGATCGAGTCCGCGCTCGTCTCCCACCCGAAGGTCGCCGAGGCCGCCGTGGTCGGCGCCAAGGACGAGGACACCGGCCAGGCGGTCTGCGCGTTCGTGATCCTCCGCGAGTCTGCATCGGATCCTGGGGCGAGCGACGGTGGCGACGACATCGTCGCCGAGCTGCGCCAGCACGTCCGCAAGGAGATCGGGCCGATCGCGACGCCGCGGCAGATCATGATCGTCCCCGAGCTGCCCAAGACCCGCTCCGGCAAGATCATGCGGCGGCTGCTGCGCGACGTCGCCGAGCACCGCGAGGTCGGCGACGTCACCACGCTCGCCGACTCCTCCGTGATGGACCTGATCGCGCAGGGCCTCGGCTCCGGCAAGTCCGAGGAGTGA
- a CDS encoding solute symporter family protein has translation MSSDTLTAILFIGVVLITIAITFWASRQNKGTADFYAAGRSFSGFQNGMAISGDYMSAASFLGISGAIALYGYDGFLYSIGFLVAWLVALLLVAELLRNSGRYTMADQLAYRMRQRPVRTAASTSTVVVSIFYLLAQMVGAGALVALLLGADSEAAKNATIIGVGVLMIFYVTVGGMKGTTWVQIVKAVLLMGGTILITILVLAKFNFNISDLLGAAAANTGKGDAFLQPGLKYGIDTTAKIDFLSLGLALVLGTAGLPHILIRFYTVPSAKAARTSVLWAIGLIGAFYLMTLALGFGAAALLDTGAGSKVAASGGNLASPLLAEAVGGGDGTTGGAVLLALISAVAFATILAVVAGLTLTSASSVAHDLYATVFKKGAATERDEVRVARLSAFVIGGIAIALAIPAQKLNIAFLVALAFAVAASANLPSLIYNLFWRRFNTRGATWAIYGGLIASVGLVFFSPVVSGSETALFTGQDWSYFPLSNPGIISIPLGFFFGWLGTVTSQEPESAARFTELEVRAFTGAGAEQAVRH, from the coding sequence ATGAGCTCCGACACCCTGACCGCGATCCTGTTCATCGGGGTCGTCCTGATCACCATCGCCATCACGTTCTGGGCGAGCCGACAGAACAAGGGCACCGCGGACTTCTACGCCGCCGGCCGTTCCTTCAGTGGCTTCCAGAACGGCATGGCGATCTCCGGCGACTACATGTCGGCGGCGTCGTTCCTCGGCATCTCGGGCGCCATCGCGCTGTACGGGTACGACGGGTTCCTCTACTCGATCGGCTTCCTGGTGGCCTGGCTGGTCGCCCTGCTGCTGGTCGCCGAGCTGCTGCGCAACTCCGGCCGCTACACGATGGCCGACCAGCTGGCCTACCGGATGCGGCAGCGCCCGGTCCGGACCGCGGCGTCCACCTCGACCGTGGTGGTCTCGATCTTCTACCTGCTCGCCCAGATGGTCGGCGCGGGGGCCCTGGTCGCACTGCTCCTCGGCGCGGACTCCGAGGCAGCCAAGAACGCCACGATCATCGGGGTCGGCGTGCTGATGATCTTCTACGTCACCGTCGGCGGCATGAAGGGCACCACCTGGGTGCAGATCGTCAAGGCGGTGCTGCTGATGGGCGGCACCATCTTGATCACGATCCTGGTGCTGGCGAAGTTCAACTTCAACATCTCCGACCTGCTCGGCGCGGCTGCGGCCAACACCGGCAAGGGCGACGCCTTCCTCCAGCCGGGACTGAAGTACGGGATCGACACGACCGCGAAGATCGACTTCCTCAGCCTCGGCCTCGCGCTGGTGCTCGGTACGGCGGGCCTGCCGCACATCCTGATCCGCTTCTACACCGTGCCGAGCGCCAAGGCGGCGCGCACCTCGGTGTTGTGGGCGATCGGGCTGATCGGCGCGTTCTACCTGATGACGCTCGCGCTCGGCTTCGGTGCCGCGGCGCTGCTCGACACCGGTGCCGGGAGCAAGGTGGCGGCGTCCGGCGGCAACCTCGCCTCACCACTGCTCGCCGAAGCCGTCGGCGGTGGCGACGGGACCACGGGCGGCGCGGTCCTGCTGGCGCTGATCTCCGCCGTCGCGTTCGCGACGATCCTGGCGGTCGTCGCGGGCCTGACGCTCACCTCGGCGTCGTCCGTGGCCCACGACCTCTACGCGACGGTCTTCAAGAAGGGTGCGGCGACCGAGCGCGACGAGGTACGGGTGGCCCGGCTCTCGGCGTTCGTGATCGGTGGCATCGCGATCGCGCTGGCCATCCCGGCGCAGAAGCTCAACATCGCGTTCCTCGTGGCGCTGGCCTTCGCGGTCGCCGCCTCGGCGAACCTGCCCTCGCTGATCTACAACCTGTTCTGGCGCCGCTTCAACACCCGCGGTGCCACCTGGGCGATCTACGGCGGCCTGATCGCCAGCGTGGGCCTGGTGTTCTTCTCGCCGGTCGTGTCCGGCTCGGAGACGGCGCTGTTCACCGGTCAGGACTGGTCGTACTTCCCGCTCAGCAACCCCGGCATCATCTCGATCCCGCTCGGCTTCTTCTTCGGGTGGCTCGGCACCGTCACCTCCCAGGAGCCGGAGAGCGCCGCGCGGTTCACCGAGCTCGAGGTCCGGGCCTTCACCGGCGCGGGCGCCGAGCAGGCCGTCCGGCACTGA